One Saimiri boliviensis isolate mSaiBol1 chromosome 17, mSaiBol1.pri, whole genome shotgun sequence genomic window carries:
- the KRT33A gene encoding keratin, type I cuticular Ha3-I produces MSYSCCLPSPSCRTSCSSRPCVPPSCHGCTLPGACNIPANVSNCNWFCEGSFNGSEKETMQFLNDRLASYLEKVRQLERENAELERLIRERSQQQEPLLCPSYQSYFKTIEELQQKILCGKSENARLVVQIDNAKLASDDFRTKYETELSLRRLVESDINGLRRILDELTLCRSDLEAQVESLKEELLCLKQNHEQEVNTLRCQLGDRLNVEVDAAPAVDLNQVLNQTRSQYEALVDTNRREVEQWFATQTEELNKQVVSSSEQLQSYQAEIIELRRTVNALEIELQAQHNLRDSLENTLTESEARYSSQLSQVQSMISNVESQLAEIRCDLERQNQEYQVLLDVRARLECEINTYRSLLESEDCKLPCNPCTTTNACDKPTGPCILNPCGARAR; encoded by the exons ATGTCTTACAGTTGCTGCCTGCCCAGCCCGAGCTGCCGCACCAGCTGCTCGTCCCGGCCCTGTGTGCCCCCCAGCTGCCACGGCTGCACCCTACCCGGGGCCTGCAACATCCCCGCCAACGTGAGCAACTGCAACTGGTTCTGCGAGGGATCCTTCAATGGTAGCGAGAAGGAGACCATGCAGTTCCTGAACGACCGCCTGGCCAGCTACCTGGAGAAGGTGCGTCAGCTGGAGCGGGAGAACGCGGAGCTGGAGCGCCTCATCCGGGAGCGGTCCCAGCAGCAGGAGCCCTTGCTGTGCCCCAGCTACCAGTCCTACTTCAAGACCATCGAGGAGCTCCAGCAGAAG ATCCTGTGCGGCAAGTCTGAGAATGCCAGGCTGGTGGTGCAGATCGACAATGCCAAGCTGGCCTCAGACGACTTCAGGACCAA ATATGAGACAGAGCTGTCCCTGCGGCGGTTGGTGGAGTCGGACATCAACGGCCTGCGCAGGATCCTGGATGAGCTGACCCTGTGCAGGTCTGACCTGGAGGCCCAGGTGGAGTCCCTGAAGGAGGAGCTGCTCTGCCTCAAGCAGAACCACGAGCAG GAGGTCAACACCCTGCGCTGCCAGCTGGGAGACCGCCTCAACGTGGAGGTGGACGCTGCCCCCGCTGTGGACCTCAACCAGGTCCTGAACCAGACCAGGAGTCAGTATGAGGCCTTGGTGGACACCAACCGCAGGGAAGTGGAGCAGTGGTTCGCCACGCAG ACCGAGGAGCTGAACAAGCAGGTGGTGTCCAGCTCGGAGCAGCTGCAGTCCTACCAGGCAGAGATCATCGAGCTGAGACGCACGGTCAACGCCCTGGAGATCGAGCTGCAGGCCCAGCACAACCTG CGAGACTCCCTGGAAAACACACTGACGGAGAGCGAGGCCCGCTACAGCTCCCAGCTGTCCCAGGTGCAGAGCATGATCAGCAACGTGGAGTCCCAGCTGGCGGAGATCCGCTGTGACCTGGAGCGGCAGAACCAGGAGTACCAGGTGCTGCTGGACGTGCGTGCCCGGCTGGAGTGTGAGATCAACACGTACCGGAGTCTGCTGGAGAGCGAGGACTGCAA GCTCCCCTGCAACCCCTGCACTACAACCAATGCATGTGACAAGCCCACAGGGCCCTGTATCTTGAATCCCTGTGGCGCACGTGCTCGGTGA
- the LOC104650055 gene encoding keratin, type I cuticular Ha3-II: protein MPYNCCLPSLSCRTSCSSRPCVPPSCHGCTLPGACNIPANVSNCNWFCEGSFNGSEKETMQFLNDRLASYLEKVRQLERENAELERLIRERSQQQEPLLCPSYQSYFKTIEELQQKILCSKSENARLVVQIDNAKLATDDFRTKYQTELSLRQLVESDINSLRRILDELTLCRSDLEAQVESLKEELLSLKQNHEQEVNTLRCQLGDRLNVEVDAAPAVDLNQVLNQTRSQYEALVDTNRREVEQWFATQTEELNKQVVSSSEQLQSYQAEIIELRRTVNALEIELQAQHNLRDSLENTLTESEARYSSQLSQVQSMISNVESQLAEIRCDLERQNQEYQVLLDVRARLECEINTYRSLLESEDCKLPSNPCATTNACEKPIGSCVTNSCCPRSRCGPCNTFGC, encoded by the exons ATGCCCTACAACTGCTGCCTGCCCAGCCTGAGCTGCCGCACCAGCTGCTCCTCCCGGCCCTGCGTGCCCCCCAGCTGCCACGGCTGCACCCTGCCCGGGGCCTGCAACATCCCCGCCAACGTGAGCAACTGCAACTGGTTCTGCGAGGGATCCTTCAATGGTAGCGAGAAGGAGACCATGCAGTTCCTGAACGACCGCCTGGCCAGCTACCTGGAGAAGGTGCGTCAGCTGGAGCGGGAGAACGCGGAGCTGGAGCGCCTCATCCGGGAGCGGTCCCAGCAGCAGGAGCCCTTGCTGTGCCCCAGCTACCAGTCCTACTTCAAGACCATCGAGGAGCTCCAGCAGAAG ATCCTGTGCAGCAAGTCTGAGAATGCCAGGCTGGTGGTACAGATCGACAATGCCAAGCTGGCTACAGATGACTTCAGAACAAA GTACCAGACTGAGCTGTCCCTGCGGCAGCTGGTGGAGTCAGACATCAACAGCCTGCGTAGGATCCTGGATGAGCTGACCCTGTGCAGGTCTGACCTGGAGGCCCAGGTGGAGTCCCTCAAGGAGGAGCTGCTTTCCCTCAAGCAGAACCATGAGCAG GAGGTCAACACCCTGCGCTGCCAGCTGGGAGACCGCCTCAACGTGGAGGTGGACGCTGCCCCCGCTGTGGACCTCAACCAGGTCCTGAACCAGACCAGGAGTCAGTATGAGGCCTTGGTGGACACCAACCGCAGGGAAGTGGAGCAGTGGTTCGCCACGCAG ACCGAGGAGCTGAACAAGCAGGTGGTGTCCAGCTCGGAGCAGCTGCAGTCCTACCAGGCGGAGATCATCGAGCTGAGACGCACGGTCAACGCCCTGGAGATCGAGCTGCAGGCCCAGCACAACCTG CGAGACTCTCTGGAAAACACGCTGACGGAGAGCGAGGCCCGCTACAGCTCCCAGCTGTCCCAGGTGCAGAGCATGATCAGCAACGTGGAGTCCCAGCTGGCGGAGATCCGCTGTGACCTGGAGCGGCAGAACCAGGAGTACCAGGTGCTGCTGGACGTGCGTGCCCGGCTGGAGTGTGAGATCAACACGTATCGGAGCCTGCTGGAGAGTGAGGACTGCAA GTTGCCCTCCAACCCCTGCGCCACCACCAATGCATGTGAAAAGCCTATTGGATCCTGCGTCACCAATTCTTGTTGTCCTCGGTCCCGCTGTGGGCCCTGCAACACGTTTGGGTGCTAG